A genomic segment from Actinomycetota bacterium encodes:
- a CDS encoding FAD-dependent oxidoreductase, with the protein MRKTAEVVVVGGGVIGCSVASELALAGADVLLLESREIAHGASGRNHGLVFYPQNPLTDPLYRLSHDIYRGIAASSELDISLDPDPVGFIILVSTEEQWAAAETEAKACAVGGIRIERMDGEQLRAAEPNVAEDLLGGWFIEDGYRLDPRALTMALVLNARAAGAEVRTHVDVKQILVREGRTAGVVCDDGVVSAETVVLAGGPWSPKLARSAGVDLPVSGARGWLMLVAPQGHICDHLLESSGWHLMAGDPGPKMITAAGYGEGRLSEPDIGLLIQPSAHGNLLVGGSRIPSLRQDPEGSEVSQIIARKAVAAVPALAGAEIREVWSGVRPMSRDGLPILGWAPGVEGLYIATGHGGQGVMLGAGSGRLAAEMITGGTPFTDPRPFAVDRQI; encoded by the coding sequence ATGCGCAAAACTGCTGAGGTCGTGGTCGTCGGCGGCGGGGTGATCGGCTGTTCGGTGGCGTCCGAGCTGGCCCTTGCCGGGGCCGACGTGCTGCTTCTCGAGAGCCGGGAGATCGCACACGGCGCCTCCGGCCGCAACCACGGCCTGGTTTTTTACCCCCAGAATCCCCTGACCGACCCGCTTTACCGCCTGTCGCACGACATCTACCGGGGGATCGCAGCCTCCAGTGAGCTCGACATCTCGCTTGACCCGGATCCGGTGGGGTTCATCATCCTCGTGAGCACCGAGGAGCAGTGGGCCGCCGCGGAGACCGAGGCCAAGGCGTGCGCAGTCGGCGGTATCCGGATCGAACGAATGGACGGCGAACAGCTCCGCGCGGCGGAACCGAACGTCGCCGAGGACCTGCTGGGCGGCTGGTTCATAGAGGACGGCTACCGGCTGGACCCTCGGGCGCTGACGATGGCGCTCGTGCTGAACGCCCGGGCCGCGGGGGCCGAGGTCCGGACCCACGTGGACGTGAAGCAGATCCTGGTGCGTGAGGGCAGGACGGCCGGCGTCGTCTGCGACGACGGCGTGGTCTCGGCCGAAACGGTGGTCCTGGCCGGGGGGCCCTGGTCCCCCAAGCTGGCCCGGTCGGCCGGAGTGGACCTGCCGGTGTCCGGGGCCCGGGGCTGGCTGATGCTCGTGGCGCCCCAGGGCCACATCTGCGACCACCTGCTGGAGTCCTCGGGCTGGCACCTGATGGCCGGCGACCCGGGGCCGAAGATGATCACCGCCGCCGGCTACGGCGAAGGAAGGCTTTCCGAGCCGGACATCGGCCTGTTGATCCAGCCGAGCGCCCACGGGAACCTGCTGGTGGGCGGCTCCCGCATCCCGTCGCTCCGCCAGGACCCGGAGGGCTCCGAGGTCTCTCAGATCATCGCCCGCAAGGCGGTCGCTGCCGTTCCCGCACTGGCCGGCGCCGAGATCCGTGAGGTGTGGTCGGGCGTCCGGCCGATGAGCCGTGACGGCCTGCCCATCTTGGGGTGGGCGCCCGGGGTGGAGGGCCTGTACATCGCCACCGGCCACGGAGGCCAGGGGGTGATGCTGGGGGCCGGGTCGGGCCGCCTGGCGGCAGAGATGATTACCGGAGGCACGCCTTTTACCGACCCCCGACCCTTCGCGGTCGATCGACAGATCTAG
- a CDS encoding ABC transporter substrate-binding protein, with product MLARKSSTPIHHSERRRRSPHMALLAVLLLIALLGAACGDSGGDDDNGGSTGGEEPTRGGEIRVESQEPGSLDPPLSSGSEDARIVRLVFDGLVGYDQETAALEPRVATEWESNDDATEWTFKLREGTKFSNGEEVTAESFVRGATRAASPDLYNNPDGLGYHLDGVKGVAEHAAGSAPDVEGIEAVDDYTLKFTLTAADAEFPVKAGHNPFYPIPSEEAMAAQQPSWAEFPIGNGPFKLKEAWKHNQSITLVRNDEYYGDETYLDQVNFVITADLDTAYVNWQAGNLDWTRIPPPKTQEARQQNEDNYLIRDMAGFDYLAFTLQHAPMDNKLFRQAVSLSIDRQAISDAVFFGLRTPAAAIVPELMPGSRVDGADGPCEYCEHDPDRAKQLFEQSGVNLDKLTLHFNAGAGHDEWMAAVAQQISQTLGIPVEAIPATTQFTGSAGYTGWMKSGAPASANRLAWSLDYPTPDNFLYPLLFSTSSDNKPNYNNPEYDKLILEARAELESDARVALYQEAEDLALEDMPLIPMWWRTQIRLVKLDKFGGLAIDPFEDPTLRTAYIKGEASESPDETPTESASPSGSATPSGVASPTGSATPAATQPAASPSVAPSPTPTATAAP from the coding sequence ATGCTCGCTCGGAAATCCTCTACGCCCATCCACCACTCCGAGCGGCGGCGCCGCTCCCCGCACATGGCCCTACTGGCCGTACTGCTCCTGATTGCCCTGCTGGGCGCCGCGTGCGGTGACTCGGGCGGGGACGACGACAACGGGGGCTCCACAGGAGGCGAAGAGCCCACCCGCGGCGGCGAGATACGGGTCGAGAGCCAGGAGCCCGGCTCACTGGACCCGCCCCTCTCCTCAGGATCCGAGGATGCACGTATCGTCCGCCTGGTTTTTGACGGCCTGGTCGGTTACGACCAGGAAACCGCAGCCCTGGAGCCCAGGGTCGCCACCGAGTGGGAGTCCAACGACGACGCCACCGAGTGGACGTTCAAACTCCGCGAGGGCACCAAGTTCTCCAACGGCGAGGAAGTCACCGCCGAGAGCTTCGTCCGCGGTGCAACCCGCGCCGCCTCCCCCGACCTGTACAACAACCCCGACGGGCTGGGCTACCACCTGGACGGGGTTAAGGGCGTCGCCGAGCACGCTGCCGGCAGCGCTCCGGATGTCGAAGGCATCGAAGCAGTTGACGACTACACCCTCAAGTTCACCCTCACCGCCGCCGACGCCGAGTTCCCGGTCAAGGCCGGCCACAACCCCTTCTACCCCATCCCCTCCGAAGAGGCGATGGCCGCACAGCAGCCCAGCTGGGCCGAGTTCCCCATAGGCAACGGCCCCTTCAAGCTGAAGGAAGCCTGGAAGCACAACCAATCGATCACGCTCGTCCGCAACGACGAGTACTACGGAGACGAGACATACCTTGACCAGGTGAACTTCGTGATCACCGCCGACCTGGACACCGCCTACGTCAACTGGCAGGCCGGCAACCTCGACTGGACCCGTATCCCGCCGCCGAAGACCCAGGAAGCCCGCCAGCAGAACGAGGACAACTACCTGATCCGGGACATGGCCGGGTTCGACTACCTCGCCTTCACCCTGCAGCACGCTCCGATGGACAACAAGCTGTTCCGCCAGGCGGTTTCGCTCTCAATAGACCGCCAGGCGATCAGCGATGCCGTCTTCTTCGGCCTTAGGACACCCGCGGCCGCCATCGTTCCCGAGCTGATGCCCGGCTCCCGCGTCGACGGAGCGGACGGTCCCTGCGAGTACTGCGAGCACGACCCGGACCGGGCCAAGCAGCTGTTCGAGCAGTCCGGCGTGAACCTCGACAAGCTGACCCTTCACTTCAACGCCGGAGCAGGACACGACGAGTGGATGGCGGCGGTTGCGCAGCAGATCAGCCAGACGCTCGGGATCCCGGTCGAGGCCATCCCGGCCACCACCCAGTTCACCGGCAGCGCCGGCTACACCGGCTGGATGAAGAGCGGGGCGCCGGCAAGTGCGAACCGCCTGGCCTGGAGCCTGGACTACCCAACTCCGGACAACTTCCTCTACCCACTGCTGTTCTCCACAAGCTCAGACAACAAGCCCAACTACAACAACCCGGAGTACGACAAGCTGATTCTCGAGGCCCGGGCCGAGCTCGAGTCCGATGCGCGTGTCGCGCTCTACCAGGAGGCCGAGGACCTCGCCCTCGAGGACATGCCCCTGATCCCGATGTGGTGGAGGACGCAGATCCGTCTGGTGAAGCTGGACAAGTTCGGCGGCCTGGCCATCGACCCGTTCGAGGACCCGACGCTGCGAACCGCCTACATCAAGGGGGAGGCCTCCGAGTCGCCCGACGAGACCCCCACCGAATCGGCGAGCCCGTCGGGATCGGCTACCCCTTCGGGGGTGGCCAGCCCCACCGGGTCGGCGACACCGGCGGCAACTCAGCCGGCGGCGAGCCCGTCGGTCGCTCCGAGTCCGACGCCAACCGCTACCGCAGCACCCTAG
- a CDS encoding ABC transporter permease, protein MPRYIIRRLLQMVLVFFGATLLLFGALFILPGDPTEALGSDRSLNPEVAQRIRERYNLDKPVTTQYVLYLKSLAQGDLGTSIQLNRPVGRILAETIPWSVRLAAAAIVVELILGLVSGVISAVKRYSFWDTLVTVSTGILIGIPVFWLGLMLQMLFGVQLQDTAFSLPISGVSEGLRSYILPAMVLASVSTAVTARLTRTTMLEVMKQDYIRTAAAKGLSKRAVTYKHGLRNAMIPVVTNLGLDFGAFIGGAILTETVFSWPGVGRQLYLGIVSHDNPIIIGATVIFVTAFMVVNLVVDISYGFLDPRIRYE, encoded by the coding sequence TTGCCCCGATACATCATCCGAAGGCTGCTCCAGATGGTCCTGGTCTTCTTCGGGGCAACCCTGCTGCTTTTCGGCGCCCTGTTCATCCTCCCGGGCGACCCCACCGAGGCGCTGGGGTCCGACCGCTCCCTGAACCCCGAGGTCGCCCAGAGGATCCGGGAGCGGTACAACCTCGACAAGCCGGTCACCACCCAGTACGTCCTGTACCTGAAGTCGCTGGCGCAGGGCGACCTGGGCACGTCGATCCAGCTGAACCGGCCGGTCGGCCGGATCCTGGCCGAAACCATTCCCTGGTCGGTGAGGCTGGCCGCGGCGGCGATCGTGGTGGAGCTGATCCTGGGCCTGGTGTCGGGGGTGATCTCGGCGGTGAAGCGCTACTCGTTCTGGGACACGCTGGTCACGGTGTCGACCGGAATCCTCATCGGCATACCGGTGTTCTGGCTCGGCCTCATGCTCCAGATGCTGTTCGGCGTCCAGTTGCAGGACACGGCGTTCAGCCTGCCCATCTCAGGCGTCTCGGAGGGACTGCGGAGCTACATCCTGCCGGCGATGGTCCTGGCGTCGGTCTCCACCGCCGTCACCGCAAGGTTGACCCGGACCACCATGCTCGAGGTCATGAAGCAGGACTACATCCGGACGGCGGCCGCCAAGGGGCTCTCCAAACGAGCGGTCACCTATAAACACGGGTTGCGCAACGCGATGATCCCGGTGGTCACGAACCTCGGGCTGGACTTCGGAGCTTTCATCGGCGGGGCGATCCTGACCGAGACGGTGTTCAGCTGGCCGGGGGTCGGGCGCCAGCTCTACCTGGGGATCGTCTCCCACGACAACCCGATCATCATCGGGGCAACGGTCATCTTCGTAACGGCCTTCATGGTCGTGAACCTGGTGGTCGACATCTCCTACGGATTCCTCGACCCGAGGATTCGTTATGAATGA